Part of the Drosophila pseudoobscura strain MV-25-SWS-2005 chromosome 2, UCI_Dpse_MV25, whole genome shotgun sequence genome, TTCTGAAGCAAGTCCATCCTGACACTGGTATTTCGTCGAAAGCGATGAGCATCATGAACAGCTTTGTAAATGACATCTTCGAGCGCATTGCTGCCGAGGCGTCTCGCTTGGCTCATTACAACAAGCGCTCAACCATCACCAGTCGGGAAATCCAAACGGCtgtgcgcctgctgctgccgggagAGCTGGCCAAGCACGCTGTTAGTGAGGGAACCAAGGCTGTCACCAAGTACACCAGCTCCAAGTAAATTGGTTTcgaacaaaacccaaaaaggcCCTTTTCAGGGCCACAAAATGTTCTTCCaaagaaattccattttcaataTACTATGTATAATTTCATCGATATGCAAGAAATATATgcacaatacaatacaaattttattcaattgcCGACCTCTGAGATACAGCGTCTGTGTGAACGgtttttcatacatatgtacatatttgatgTATGGTATGTATTTGATTCGGTTCGGGGAAAATGCATTCCGAATAAGTCTTTGAATAACGTTTGAACTGGAtgctaaatattaaatatctgtagcat contains:
- the LOC6903933 gene encoding histone H2B; this translates as MPPKTSGKAAKKAGKAQKNITKNDKKKKRKRKESYAIYIYKVLKQVHPDTGISSKAMSIMNSFVNDIFERIAAEASRLAHYNKRSTITSREIQTAVRLLLPGELAKHAVSEGTKAVTKYTSSK